TTTCCGGCATTGCCGAATACGACAGTAAGCTTGGCACAGATCAACTGGCTTCGGCCACCCTCGACTTTGAAAACGGAACTTCCACATTCACCTGTTCGACGCAACTCAACCCGTATCAGCGTGTCCAGATCCATGGAACCACGGGCCGTATCGAAATCGAAATCCCGTTCAACGCGCCCATCGATTGTCCCTGTAAAATCTGGCTGCAGACAGGAGATGAAATCGAAGAGATCGAACTGGAGCTTTGTAACCAGTACACAATTCAGGGAGACCTGATGTCGCAGGCAATCCTTAACGACAGCCCTGTCCCCACGCCGCTGAGCGATGCCATTAGAAACATGCGAGTGATTGAGGCGATCTTCGAAAGTCATCGCAGTGGCAACTGGATCGCGCCTTAATTCAATCTGGCTCTTGCGCACTTCGAAGGTCTGTATTCTGTAACTTGAGATGCGCGCAAAGCGAACCAGTGGGGAGAATCCTCTTTTTGAGTTCCACTTCTGGTCCGTCTAGTTATCGCGCTGAGAGAAAGCGAGATTAACGGGGTGCCAGCACCATAATCATATTCCGACCGCTGGCCATCGTAGGTGCCTGCTCTACTTTGGCGATTTCAGAAAGTTCTTCCTGAATGCCTCCCAGAATCGTTCGGCCCAGTTCATGGTGCGCATTTTCACGACCACGGAACATGATATTGAATTTGACCTTGTCTTTCTGTTCCAGAAATTTACGGGCACTTTTCAGCTTGAACTCAATGTCATGCTTCCCGATTTTCGGACGCATCCGAATTTCTTTCAGTTGGACCTGATGCTGCTTGGTGTTTTTGCTGGTCTTTTTTTTACGCTCGTACTTCA
This window of the Gimesia fumaroli genome carries:
- the infC gene encoding translation initiation factor IF-3, with amino-acid sequence METTQRLNDQIRISPVRVIDQDGEQLGVIPTAEALKLAMEANLDLVEVASDAKPPVCRIMDYGKLKYERKKKTSKNTKQHQVQLKEIRMRPKIGKHDIEFKLKSARKFLEQKDKVKFNIMFRGRENAHHELGRTILGGIQEELSEIAKVEQAPTMASGRNMIMVLAPR